A single Oryzias melastigma strain HK-1 linkage group LG24, ASM292280v2, whole genome shotgun sequence DNA region contains:
- the si:ch73-21k16.5 gene encoding dihydroxyacetone phosphate acyltransferase yields the protein MTNTHKDFSQVGLKDEEEDFIDILEDRRHSSDLSFAFRTFSPQPYKVAPPCSTAELNRVVLESQFLRYVTKEVAVEMDLSVEEVQEEARGILGEMSQNLQLGFIRLMAYTFNKVFKRLYSSIFVNMEGLNRLHQATQENPVILMPNHRSYIDFLVISYIMFLYDIPIPVIAAGIPLAGMKIVGEILRRSGAFFIRRAIGSDKLYWAVLSEYVRTIVRKGFAPLEFFVEGFRSRTLKSVSPKLGMMHMVLEPFFKGEVFDITLLPISISYDRVLEESLLAHELLGVPKPKESTMGLLKASRVLSENYGCMHVNFGRPLSVRQLCEGRINRCQYNLIPRDLPEKPTAEAQACVSWLAHLVVRNQEQGSQISPWSLMCGLLLQVPTRVLTEEGFPWHQLTEKTLWLRKLALDFGGRLNWPDGVPDSDVMSSTATLHRGIVQCKAGRVFLVQQDEPARTHPVRPEEGVMKTAAAALMLVSYRNQCLHVFVRPALLATAMHITKSTQRDELLAFFSFLQDVFSYEFIFIPGESLQDFEEACRLLKKCGAIHANQQEVAAAQGGMEVLSFLQELLKPFIHSYQLVFRYLCEAESDILTEKEFGLAVRGLATKLLLTAELHTYEALSSDLQKNVLSALRRLEALTKLSSSVSNKFKVNKAAVKRIADMLSGKIPPLNLQASPDARL from the exons atgacaaacacG catAAAGATTTCAGTCAAGTCGGTCTcaaagatgaggaggaagactTTATTGATATCCTGGAGGACAGACGGCACAGCAGTGATCTTAGCTTCGCCTTCAGGACCTTCAGCCCTCAGCCGTACAAAGTGGCCCCGCCCTGCTCCACCGCGGAGCTTAATCGAGTTGTGTTGGAGTCCCAATTTCTACGCTATGTGACCAAAGAG GTTGCCGTGGAGATGGATTTATCTGTGGAAGAAGTGCAGGAAGAGGCTCGGGGCATTTTGGGGGAAATGTCTCAGAACCTGCAGCTGGGGTTTATCAGGCTTATGGCCTACACCTTCAACAAAGTGTTCAAGAGACTCTATAGCAGCATCTTTGTCAACATGGAGGGACTCAACAGG CTTCATCAAGCCACTCAGGAGAATCCTGTCATCCTGATGCCCAATCACAGAAGCTACATCGACTTCTTGGTCATCTCCTACATCATGTTCCTCTACGACATCCCCATCCCTGTTATAGCAGCAGGAATTC CTCTTGCAGGGATGAAGATTGTGGGAGAGATTCTGCGGCGTTCTGGGGCGTTCTTTATCCGACGCGCCATCGGCTCTGACAAACTCTACTGGGCGGTGCTGTCTGAATATGTCAGAACTATTGTCAGG AAAGGATTTGCTCCTCTGGAGTTTTTTGTTGAAGGTTTCAGAAGTCGCACACTGAAGTCTGTTTCACCAAAACTTG ggaTGATGCACATGGTCCTGGAGCCCTTCTTCAAAGGAGAGGTGTTTGACATCACATTATTGCCCATCAGTATTAGCTATGACCGCGTGTTGGAAGAGTCGCTGCTGGCACACGAGTTACTGGGTGTCCCCAAGCCTAAGGAAAGCACAATG GGTTTGCTGAAGGCCAGCAGAGTTCTCAGTGAGAATTACGGCTGCATGCATGTCAACTTCGGCCGTCCACTGTCTGTGCGGCAGCTCTGTGAGGGGAGGATAAATCGCTGTCAGTACAACCTCATCCCAAG AGATCTACCAGAAAAGCCCACTGCAGAGGCCCAGGCCTGTGTGAGCTGGCTGGCCCATCTGGTGGTTCGGAACCAGGAGCAGGGCTCTCAGATCAGCCCCTGGTCTCTGATGTGTGGCCTGTTGCTCCAGGTTCCCACCCGAGTCCTGACAGAAGAGGGCTTTCCGTGGCATCAACTCACAGAGAAAACACTCTGGCTCAGGAAGCTGGCGCTTGACTTTGGGGGTCGACTCAACTGGCCTG atggAGTACCGGACTCAGATGTGATGTCATCCACTGCCACCCTCCATCGGGGCATTGTTCAATGTAAAGCGGGCCGCGTGTTCCTGGTTCAGCAGGACGAGCCCGCCAGGACACATCCCGTCAGGCCAGAGGAAGGCGTGATGAAGACGGCCGCTGCAGCGCTGATGCTGGTTTCCTATAGGAATCAATGCTTGCATGTTTTTGTGCGTCCAGCCCTGCTTGCTACAGCGATGCACATAACCAAAAGCACACAAAGAG ATGAGCTCCTCGCCTTCTTCTCCTTCCTGCAGGATGTTTTTTCCTATGAATTCATCTTCATCCCTGGAGAGTCATTACAG GACTTTGAGGAAGCATGCAGGCTTTTAAAGAAATGTGGAGCAATCCATGCCAACCAGCAGGAAGTAGCTGCTGCACAGGGAGGGATGGAGGTGCTGTCCTTCCTGCAGGAGCTGTTAAAACCCTTCATCCACTCTTACCAG CTGGTGTTCAGGTACTTGTGCGAGGCAGAGAGCGATATCCTCACAGAAAAAGAGTTTGGACTTGCTGTGCGTGGCCTGGCCACAAAACTCCTCCTCACAg cTGAGCTTCACACTTATGAAGCTCTTTCGTCAGACTTACAGAAGAATGTTTTGTCTGCTTTGCGAAGACTGGAGGCTTTGACCAAGTTGTCATC gtCGGTGAGCAATAAATTCAAAGTGAACAAAGCAGCAGTGAAAAGAATTGCTGACATGCTCT CTGGGAAAATCCCTCCACTGAATCTCCAGGCTTCACCAGATGCCAGACTTTAG
- the si:ch73-21k16.1 gene encoding phosphatidate phosphatase LPIN1 isoform X2, which produces MNYVGQLAGQVFVQVKELYRGLNPATLSGCIDVIVVKQPDGSLQCSPFHVRFGKMGVLRSKEKVVDMEINGDPVDLHMKLGDNGEAFFVQETEGDQEIIPSYLATSPILSDGPVLKNSSLKNSGPPIQTLGSMGSNGENGSMKKRRKRRRKCRADSTRREDSGDYYADEDMFAIDISSDEGTEKENNRSSSRDVLREETTAGSFKQSGVYTRSDGEWSPFNSPTSSRPTSPKSDSELITNSADSQNPAMHWAWGELPQAATPSFLPLKSDPPAVCPVSIPVSENTHFRVIPPEVSSGQCGGCCAIPALQQEKRAIQEEEVVVSAGTESGSVRMEAQAVSSDTQVTAPRGSVTADAEETASHILGKTDSPCKRKDKRSRHLGSDGIYLDDITELEPEVAALYFPKSDSGVTMRSISDPGLRSSSLSPQSLSSGGDSGVDSYCDPTSDLTSVSISLCGGLTNSKEITKEQFDEKIISYQQFLENPSIIDDPNLVVRIGTKYYNWSTAAPLVLALQAFQKPLPKAAVEKIMKEKMPKKGGRWWFSWRGRNSTTQTDSKDGNGASPDQEGKLKIRQEETSSSDEDLHAAKQSTPIVQSEPTLSLGGVSYKKTLRLTSEQLLSLQLQDGPNDVVFSVTTQYQGTCRCQGTIYLWNWDDKIIISDIDGTITRSDTLGHILPTLGKDWTHQGIAHLYHKVSQNGYKFLYCSARAIGMADMTRGYLNWVNERGTMLPMGPVLLSPSSLFSALHREVIEKKPEKFKVECLTDIKNLFYPNRQPFYAAFGNRPTDVFSYKEVGVPLNRIFTVNPKGELVQEHAKTNISSYARLGEVVDHVFPPEMQSTSSDFPCSDTFSHFTFWREQLPPVDHQGTTTPQQNPPQQLEMNGQ; this is translated from the exons ATGAACTATGTGGGCCAGCTGGCGGGCCAAGTGTTCGTCCAGGTCAAAGAGCTGTACCGAGGCCTGAATCCCGCCACCCTGTCAGGCTGCATCGACGTCATCGTCGTCAAACAGCCCGATGGCTCTTTGCAGTGCTCGCCCTTCCACGTTCGCTTCGGCAAAATGGGTGTTCTCCGTTCCAAGGAGAAAGTG GTGGACATGGAAATCAATGGCGATCCTGTGGATCTGCACATGAAGCTCGGAGACAATGGAGAAGCTTTTTTTGTGCAGGAAACAGAAGGCGatcag GAAATTATTCCCTCCTACTTGGCGACCTCGCCCATCTTGTCCGACGGGCCCGTTCTTAAAAACTCCTCCCTGAAGAACTCTGGTCCACCTATTCAAACCTTGGGCTCCATGGGGAGCAATGGAGAGAACGGTAgcatgaagaagaggaggaagaggaggaggaagtgtCGGGCAGACAGTACGAGGAGGGAAGACAGTGGGGACTATTATGCAGATGAAGACATGTTTGCCATTGATATCAGCTCGGATGAGGGCACGGAAAAGGAGaacaacag aTCTTCATCCAGAGATGTCCTGAGAGAGGAGACAACTGCTGGTTCTTTCAAACAGAGTGGTGTCTACACTCGATCAGATGGGGAGTGGAGCCCCTTCAACAG CCCCACTAGCTCTCGCCCCACGTCTCCCAAGAGTGACTCTGAATTAATCACCAACTCAGCAGACAGTCAGAATCCAGCCATGCACTGGGCATGGGGAGAGCTTCCTCAAGCTGCCACG ccttcCTTCCTCCCGCTGAAGTCCGATCCTCCTGCAGTTTGTCCCGTTTCCATCCCCGTATCAGAGAACACCCACTTCCGCGTGATTCCTCCAGAGGTGTCATCAGGGCAGTGTGGGGGCTGCTGTGCAATACCAGCCCTTCAACAGGAAAAGAGGGCAATCCAAGAGGAGGAAGTTGTAGTTTCTGCGGGAACTGAGTCGGGATCAGTGAGGATGGAGGCTCAGGCGGTATCTTCAGACACGCAGGTGACTGCGCCTAGAGGTTCGGTGACAGCCGACGCAGAAGAGACAGCGTCTCATATACTTGGCAAGACAGACTCTCCATGCAAGAGAAAAG acaaGAGGAGCCGCCATCTTGGCTCTGATGGAATATACCTGGATGACATCACGGAGCTGGAACCGGAAGTAGCCGCCCTATATTTTCCCAAGAG TGACAGCGGCGTCACCATGAGGAGCATCTCTGATCCGGGGCTTCGCAGCAGCAGCCTGTCACCACAGTCGCTGAGCTCGGGAGGTGACAGCGGAGTGGACAGCTACTGTGACCCCACATCTGACCTGACGTCCGTCAGCATCTCTCTCTGTGGGGGGCTCACCAACAGCAAGGAGATCACCAAAG AGCAGTTTGACGAGAAGATCATCTCCTATCAGCAGTTCTTGGAAAACCCGAGCATCATCGACGACCCCAATCTGGTTGTGAGGATTGGAACAAA GTACTATAACTGGAGCACTGCGGCTCCACTTGTGCTGGCTCTGCAGGCCTTCCAGAAACCCCTGCCAAAG GCTGCAGTGGAGAAaatcatgaaggagaagatGCCCAAAAAAGGAGGGAGGTGGTGGTTCTCGTGGAGGGGCAGAAACAGCACCACCCAAACA GATTCAAAGGACGGCAATGGGGCCTCTCCAGATCAAGAAGGGAAACTGAAAATCAG GCAAGAAGAGACGTCCTCCAGCGATGAGGACCTCCATGCTGCCAAGCAGAGCACTCCCATCGTTCAGTCGGAACCAACGCTCTCTTTAGGAGGCGTGTCTTACAAAAAAACGCTCCGGCTCACATCGGAGCAGCTG CTCTCATTGCAGCTGCAGGACGGCCCAAACGATGTTGTTTTCAGTGTGACCACTCAGTACCAGGGAACCTGCCGCTGCCAAGGAACCATTTACCTCTGGAACTGGGACGACAAAATAATCATCTCTGACATAGATGGAACCATCACCAG GTCAGACACGCTGGGTCACATCCTGCCCACTCTGGGGAAAGACTGGACACACCAGGGAATTGCACACCTCTACCACAAAGTTAGCCA AAATGGCTACAAGTTTCTGTACTGTTCAGCTCGAGCCATAGGCATGGCGGACATGACCAGAGGTTACCTAAACTGGGTCAACGAGAGGGGCACCATGCTTCCTATGGGTCCTGTCCTCCTGAGTCCCAGCAGCCTTTTTTCAGCTCTGCATCG GGAGGTGATCGAGAAAAAGCCTGAGAAGTTTAAGGTGGAGTGTCTGACCGACATCAAGAACCTCTTCTACCCAAACAGACAGCCTTTCTACGCTGCGTTCGGCAACAGACCAACG GATGTGTTTTCCTATAAAGAAGTAGGTGTGCCGCTAAACAGGATTTTTACAGTGAACCCTAAAGGAGAGCTAGTGCAGGAGCACGCCAAGACCAACATTTCATC GTATGCCCGTCTGGGAGAAGTGGTTGACCACGTCTTTCCTCCCGAGATGCAGTCCACCTCCTCAGACTTTCCCTGCTCGGACACCTTCAGCCATTTTACATTCTGGAGGGAGCAGCTCCCTCCGGTGGACCATCAGGGAACAACAACCCCTCAGCAGAATCCGCCTCAGCAGCTGGAGATGAACGGACAGTGA
- the si:ch73-21k16.1 gene encoding phosphatidate phosphatase LPIN1 isoform X1, whose amino-acid sequence MHHGIMTSSGDEEEFDEAGQQDSNDTTWSWTRQTMNYVGQLAGQVFVQVKELYRGLNPATLSGCIDVIVVKQPDGSLQCSPFHVRFGKMGVLRSKEKVVDMEINGDPVDLHMKLGDNGEAFFVQETEGDQEIIPSYLATSPILSDGPVLKNSSLKNSGPPIQTLGSMGSNGENGSMKKRRKRRRKCRADSTRREDSGDYYADEDMFAIDISSDEGTEKENNRSSSRDVLREETTAGSFKQSGVYTRSDGEWSPFNSPTSSRPTSPKSDSELITNSADSQNPAMHWAWGELPQAATPSFLPLKSDPPAVCPVSIPVSENTHFRVIPPEVSSGQCGGCCAIPALQQEKRAIQEEEVVVSAGTESGSVRMEAQAVSSDTQVTAPRGSVTADAEETASHILGKTDSPCKRKDKRSRHLGSDGIYLDDITELEPEVAALYFPKSDSGVTMRSISDPGLRSSSLSPQSLSSGGDSGVDSYCDPTSDLTSVSISLCGGLTNSKEITKEQFDEKIISYQQFLENPSIIDDPNLVVRIGTKYYNWSTAAPLVLALQAFQKPLPKAAVEKIMKEKMPKKGGRWWFSWRGRNSTTQTDSKDGNGASPDQEGKLKIRQEETSSSDEDLHAAKQSTPIVQSEPTLSLGGVSYKKTLRLTSEQLLSLQLQDGPNDVVFSVTTQYQGTCRCQGTIYLWNWDDKIIISDIDGTITRSDTLGHILPTLGKDWTHQGIAHLYHKVSQNGYKFLYCSARAIGMADMTRGYLNWVNERGTMLPMGPVLLSPSSLFSALHREVIEKKPEKFKVECLTDIKNLFYPNRQPFYAAFGNRPTDVFSYKEVGVPLNRIFTVNPKGELVQEHAKTNISSYARLGEVVDHVFPPEMQSTSSDFPCSDTFSHFTFWREQLPPVDHQGTTTPQQNPPQQLEMNGQ is encoded by the exons ACCCGCCAAACCATGAACTATGTGGGCCAGCTGGCGGGCCAAGTGTTCGTCCAGGTCAAAGAGCTGTACCGAGGCCTGAATCCCGCCACCCTGTCAGGCTGCATCGACGTCATCGTCGTCAAACAGCCCGATGGCTCTTTGCAGTGCTCGCCCTTCCACGTTCGCTTCGGCAAAATGGGTGTTCTCCGTTCCAAGGAGAAAGTG GTGGACATGGAAATCAATGGCGATCCTGTGGATCTGCACATGAAGCTCGGAGACAATGGAGAAGCTTTTTTTGTGCAGGAAACAGAAGGCGatcag GAAATTATTCCCTCCTACTTGGCGACCTCGCCCATCTTGTCCGACGGGCCCGTTCTTAAAAACTCCTCCCTGAAGAACTCTGGTCCACCTATTCAAACCTTGGGCTCCATGGGGAGCAATGGAGAGAACGGTAgcatgaagaagaggaggaagaggaggaggaagtgtCGGGCAGACAGTACGAGGAGGGAAGACAGTGGGGACTATTATGCAGATGAAGACATGTTTGCCATTGATATCAGCTCGGATGAGGGCACGGAAAAGGAGaacaacag aTCTTCATCCAGAGATGTCCTGAGAGAGGAGACAACTGCTGGTTCTTTCAAACAGAGTGGTGTCTACACTCGATCAGATGGGGAGTGGAGCCCCTTCAACAG CCCCACTAGCTCTCGCCCCACGTCTCCCAAGAGTGACTCTGAATTAATCACCAACTCAGCAGACAGTCAGAATCCAGCCATGCACTGGGCATGGGGAGAGCTTCCTCAAGCTGCCACG ccttcCTTCCTCCCGCTGAAGTCCGATCCTCCTGCAGTTTGTCCCGTTTCCATCCCCGTATCAGAGAACACCCACTTCCGCGTGATTCCTCCAGAGGTGTCATCAGGGCAGTGTGGGGGCTGCTGTGCAATACCAGCCCTTCAACAGGAAAAGAGGGCAATCCAAGAGGAGGAAGTTGTAGTTTCTGCGGGAACTGAGTCGGGATCAGTGAGGATGGAGGCTCAGGCGGTATCTTCAGACACGCAGGTGACTGCGCCTAGAGGTTCGGTGACAGCCGACGCAGAAGAGACAGCGTCTCATATACTTGGCAAGACAGACTCTCCATGCAAGAGAAAAG acaaGAGGAGCCGCCATCTTGGCTCTGATGGAATATACCTGGATGACATCACGGAGCTGGAACCGGAAGTAGCCGCCCTATATTTTCCCAAGAG TGACAGCGGCGTCACCATGAGGAGCATCTCTGATCCGGGGCTTCGCAGCAGCAGCCTGTCACCACAGTCGCTGAGCTCGGGAGGTGACAGCGGAGTGGACAGCTACTGTGACCCCACATCTGACCTGACGTCCGTCAGCATCTCTCTCTGTGGGGGGCTCACCAACAGCAAGGAGATCACCAAAG AGCAGTTTGACGAGAAGATCATCTCCTATCAGCAGTTCTTGGAAAACCCGAGCATCATCGACGACCCCAATCTGGTTGTGAGGATTGGAACAAA GTACTATAACTGGAGCACTGCGGCTCCACTTGTGCTGGCTCTGCAGGCCTTCCAGAAACCCCTGCCAAAG GCTGCAGTGGAGAAaatcatgaaggagaagatGCCCAAAAAAGGAGGGAGGTGGTGGTTCTCGTGGAGGGGCAGAAACAGCACCACCCAAACA GATTCAAAGGACGGCAATGGGGCCTCTCCAGATCAAGAAGGGAAACTGAAAATCAG GCAAGAAGAGACGTCCTCCAGCGATGAGGACCTCCATGCTGCCAAGCAGAGCACTCCCATCGTTCAGTCGGAACCAACGCTCTCTTTAGGAGGCGTGTCTTACAAAAAAACGCTCCGGCTCACATCGGAGCAGCTG CTCTCATTGCAGCTGCAGGACGGCCCAAACGATGTTGTTTTCAGTGTGACCACTCAGTACCAGGGAACCTGCCGCTGCCAAGGAACCATTTACCTCTGGAACTGGGACGACAAAATAATCATCTCTGACATAGATGGAACCATCACCAG GTCAGACACGCTGGGTCACATCCTGCCCACTCTGGGGAAAGACTGGACACACCAGGGAATTGCACACCTCTACCACAAAGTTAGCCA AAATGGCTACAAGTTTCTGTACTGTTCAGCTCGAGCCATAGGCATGGCGGACATGACCAGAGGTTACCTAAACTGGGTCAACGAGAGGGGCACCATGCTTCCTATGGGTCCTGTCCTCCTGAGTCCCAGCAGCCTTTTTTCAGCTCTGCATCG GGAGGTGATCGAGAAAAAGCCTGAGAAGTTTAAGGTGGAGTGTCTGACCGACATCAAGAACCTCTTCTACCCAAACAGACAGCCTTTCTACGCTGCGTTCGGCAACAGACCAACG GATGTGTTTTCCTATAAAGAAGTAGGTGTGCCGCTAAACAGGATTTTTACAGTGAACCCTAAAGGAGAGCTAGTGCAGGAGCACGCCAAGACCAACATTTCATC GTATGCCCGTCTGGGAGAAGTGGTTGACCACGTCTTTCCTCCCGAGATGCAGTCCACCTCCTCAGACTTTCCCTGCTCGGACACCTTCAGCCATTTTACATTCTGGAGGGAGCAGCTCCCTCCGGTGGACCATCAGGGAACAACAACCCCTCAGCAGAATCCGCCTCAGCAGCTGGAGATGAACGGACAGTGA